DNA sequence from the Heteronotia binoei isolate CCM8104 ecotype False Entrance Well unplaced genomic scaffold, APGP_CSIRO_Hbin_v1 ptg000762l, whole genome shotgun sequence genome:
cgaGGAAACGGCGGAGGCTTCTCGGTCAAGCAGCCGGCTGTGGACACGGGAGACGgacgaaggagtctcagaaccaGCACGGCATCCACATTAAGGACCCCAGGGCTGCCCCGCTGGCGGCCCCCGCCAGCAAGCCCAAGGCCATCTGGTCTCCGGAGACACGGTAGGGGTCTTCACGGATGATCATGTGGGCCATTCCGGGTGCTgcggagagaagaagaagactgcagatttataccctgcccttctctctgaatcagagtctcgcaatcgcctttacctcccccccaccaaaacagacaccctgtgaggtgggtggggctgagagagctctgacagaatctgccctttcaaggacaactcctgcgcgAGCTATGggtgaaccaaggccattccagcagctgcaagtggaggagtggggaatcctccttcctggagggtttttcaacagaggctagatggccatctgacagcaatgaagatccagtgaatttagtgggaggtgtttgtgagtttcctgcattgtgcagggggttggactagatggccatggaggtcccttccaacttgatgattctaggattctgggCTTTTCAAcggaggctagttggccatctgacagcaatgaagatccagtgaatttagggggggggggtgtttgtgagtttcctgcattgtgcagggggttggactagatgaccatggaggtcccttccaactctatgattcttcaggaggtggtgggctctccttccttggaggtttttcaacagatgcgagatggccatctgacagcaatgaagatccagtgaatttagtgggaggtgtttgtgagtttcctgcattgtgcagggggttggactagatggccatggaggtcccttccaacttgatgattctaggattctgggCTTTTCAACAGACGcaagatggctatctgacagcaatgaagatccagtgaatttagtgggaggtgtttgtgagtttcctgcattgtgcagggggttggactagatggccatggaggtcccttccaacttgatAATTCTAGGATTCtgggcttttcaacagaggctagatggccatctgacagcaatgaagatcctgtgaatttagggggaggcgtttgtgagtttcctgcattgtgcagggggttggactagatgaccctggaggtcccttccaactctaggattcttcaggaggtggtgggctctccttccttggaggtttttcagcagaggcgagatggccatctaacagcaatgaggatccagtgaatttagggggaggtgtttgtgagtttcctgcattgtgcagggggttggactagatgaccatggaggtcccttccaactctaggattctatgatttcttGGGGCTGTGGGAAGCCACCGTCTGGGCAATTCATACTCGGTGCCACCAGATGTCGCCACAACCTTGAGAGAAGGCTGCCTAAGCCCGAGGTGCTGGAATCGCCGAGAAATAACTGCCTGGGCTGCTCTGGGAGAGccaaagaacagctctgagagccaAAAAGTCACAATTAGGCCCAacatgtaggcttgccaaccgCGTAtttgggaatacctggagatctgggggtggagccaagggaggctagatggccatctgacagcaatgcggatcctgggaatttagggggaggtgtttgtgagtttcctgcattgtgcaggggatgggactagatgaccctggaggtcctttccaactctatgactcagagcggcttacaatctcctatatcttctccccccacaacagacaccctgtgagctgggtggagctgagagagctctgacagaagctaccctttcaaggacaacctctgccagagctatggctgaccctgggccattccagcagctgcaagtggaggagtggggaatcaaacttcgttctcccagataagagtccgcgcacttaaccacgacaacaaactggctctcatgctcccaaaatgctagagcatccgggaaaaccatagagtttccccagaaacgcctagagcggccagcgcgcAACAtcgccggcgtgatgacatcaatcacgggtgacgtcattgcaccgcaCGTGCTTTGTGCAAAAACGGTCCTGGCAGCCCTTTGGCCAGCCCCTTCCCAGCAAGGATGCAAACTCTCCGGGATACACACGTACCTCCCATCTGGTTGCCGTAGTAATCGGAGCTGACGTACATCGCCTGGTGAGAATCCAGGGGCACCGTCTGGTAGTAGTCGTCGTTGTAAGGGTCGTACAGGTGAACCTAGGAGGGCAAAGAAAGACACAGGAATGCCACATCTTtgtaaatgatctggatgaaggacaAGCTCCTTAAATTTGCGGGTGATATTAAATTGCGAGGGCTTGCAAATAAAGCAGAGGACAGAAactggatacaggatgatcttgacaggctggaaaaccgggctgaataataataatttttttttaacagggataaatgtaaagttctgcatttgggtagaagaagaattgcagatttatacgccacccttctctctgaatcagagactcagagcttacaaccccctttatcttcttcacccacaacagacaccctgtgaggcgggcggggctgagagagctctcccagaagctgccctttcaaggacaactctcttgcaagagctctggctgacccgaggccattccagcagctgcaagtggaggagtgggggaatcaaaccctgttctcacagataagagagctctggctgacccaaggccattccagcagctgcaagtgaaggtgtGCGGGAattaaaccctgttctcccagataagagagctctggctgacctaaggccattccagcagcttcaagtggaggagtggggaatcaaacctggttctcccagataagagagctctggctgacccaaggccattccagcagctgcaaggggaggagtggggaatccaacccagttctcccagataagagagctctggctgacccaaggccattctagcaggtgcaagtggaggagtgggggaatcaaacccggttctctcagataagagccactggctgacccaaggccattccagcagctgcaagtcgaggagtgggggaatcaaaccctgttctcacagataagagagctctggctgacccaaggccattccagcaggtgcaagtagaggagtggggaatcaaacccggttctcccagagaagagagctctggctgacccaaggccattccagcagttgcaagtggaggagtggggaattgaacccggttctcccagataagagagctctggctgacccaaggccattccaggaggagtggggaatcaaacctggttctcccagataagagagctacagctgacccaaggccattccagcaggtgcaagtggaggagtggggaatcaaacccggttctcccagataaaagagctatggctgacccaaggccatcccagcaggtgcaagtggagaagtggggaatcaaacccggttcccccggataagagagctacagctgacccaaggccatcccagcaggtgcaagtggaggagtggggaatcaaacccggttctcccagagaagagagctatggctgacccaaggccattccagcagctgcaagtgaaggagtgggaaatcaaacccggttctcccagataagagagctctggctgacccgaggccattccagcagctgcaagtggaggagtggggaatcaaacccggttctcccagagaagagagctatggctgacccaaggccattccagcagctgcaagtgaaggagtgggaaatcaaacccggttctcccagataagagagctatggctgacccgaggccattccagcagctgcaagtggaggagtggggaatcaaacccggttctcccagataagagagctatggctgacccgaggccattctagcagctgtaagtggaggagtggggaatcaaacccggttctcccagataagagagctatggctgacccgaggccattccagcagctgcaa
Encoded proteins:
- the LOC132590794 gene encoding pleckstrin homology domain-containing family B member 1-like; the encoded protein is MAMLEAKATQVHLYDPYNDDYYQTVPLDSHQAMYVSSDYYGNQMGAPGMAHMIIREDPYRVSGDQMALGLLAGAASGAALGSLMWMPCWF